A region of Brevundimonas sp. NIBR10 DNA encodes the following proteins:
- a CDS encoding UbiH/UbiF/VisC/COQ6 family ubiquinone biosynthesis hydroxylase has protein sequence MASPFTHDVIIAGAGMAGATFALAAAQGGLKVVLIDPQPFSAQLAPTFDGRSTAVAYSTFRMLDALGVGEALRPNACRMDHILVTDGRRPGAASKAMSPAYLRFDAAEIGDANGGEPLGYMVENRHIRAALAQGVTDAGIEVRAPASVASVATDGFGASVGLADGAVLRAPLVVGAEGRGSVVRKAAGIGTVGWAYGQSGVVATVRLGRPHGGVAHEYFLPSGPFAILPLTDQRASLVWTETTRAAEALRDCSDEAFQSHLMRRFGEFLDGATPEGPRFVYPLALDLAEALTAPRTALIGDAAHGVHPVAGQGLNMGLKDAAALAEVLIEAMRLGLDIGSVGVLEQYARWRRFDNAALAAGFDGFVRLFSNDHAPIRLARDLGMAAVNRIGPLRRAFMREAGGATGDLPRLLRGEVV, from the coding sequence ATGGCCTCGCCCTTCACCCATGACGTCATCATCGCCGGCGCCGGAATGGCCGGCGCGACATTCGCCCTCGCCGCCGCGCAAGGCGGGCTGAAGGTCGTGCTGATCGACCCCCAGCCCTTCTCCGCCCAGCTCGCGCCGACCTTCGACGGGCGATCGACGGCGGTGGCCTATTCGACCTTCCGGATGCTGGATGCGCTGGGGGTCGGCGAGGCCTTGCGACCGAACGCCTGTCGCATGGATCACATCCTGGTCACCGACGGACGCAGGCCCGGCGCGGCGTCGAAAGCCATGTCCCCGGCCTATCTGCGATTCGACGCGGCCGAGATCGGTGACGCCAACGGGGGGGAACCCCTCGGATACATGGTCGAGAACCGCCACATCCGCGCCGCCCTGGCGCAGGGCGTGACGGATGCCGGGATCGAGGTGCGGGCGCCTGCGTCGGTCGCGTCGGTCGCCACCGACGGCTTCGGGGCGAGCGTGGGTCTGGCGGACGGCGCGGTCCTGCGCGCACCCCTGGTCGTCGGGGCCGAGGGGCGGGGTTCGGTCGTGCGCAAGGCCGCCGGCATCGGCACGGTCGGCTGGGCCTATGGCCAGAGCGGGGTCGTGGCCACGGTCCGGCTGGGTCGCCCCCACGGCGGGGTCGCCCACGAGTATTTCCTGCCCTCGGGCCCGTTCGCCATCCTGCCGCTGACCGACCAGCGCGCCAGCCTGGTCTGGACCGAGACGACCCGGGCGGCCGAGGCCCTGCGCGACTGCTCGGACGAGGCCTTTCAGTCGCACCTGATGCGGCGCTTCGGCGAGTTCCTGGACGGCGCGACGCCTGAGGGGCCCCGCTTCGTCTATCCGCTGGCGCTCGACCTGGCCGAGGCCCTGACCGCGCCGCGTACCGCCCTGATCGGCGACGCGGCCCACGGGGTGCATCCGGTCGCGGGCCAAGGGCTGAACATGGGCCTGAAGGACGCCGCCGCCCTGGCCGAGGTGCTGATCGAGGCGATGCGGCTGGGGCTCGATATCGGCTCGGTCGGGGTGCTGGAGCAGTACGCCCGCTGGCGCCGGTTCGACAATGCGGCGCTGGCCGCCGGGTTCGACGGCTTCGTGCGGCTGTTCTCCAACGACCACGCCCCGATCCGGCTGGCCCGCGACCTCGGCATGGCCGCCGTGAATCGCATCGGCCCGCTGCGCCGCGCCTTCATGCGCGAAGCCGGCGGCGCGACGGGCGATCTGCCGAGGCTGCTGCGGGGCGAGGTGGTCTGA
- a CDS encoding ATP-binding protein codes for MRGTERRYQGAGRRASDAGGGTLAGWIRVGVLTLALCVAAYVLLVARETARPERELETLRARVIADDARLFAAEMDARLRATDAAMTAGAVALRARPTRPLDAIEAARVLAPETAFAVMSPTGETLAAAGAPGGAFVQTGTTPASAPPALGVATDGKALVQRSAGNGNRMAARIPLTAPAGSGGEDGVSLSLALAGGQVVPVAGVDHPAIDGSTLSAATGSIDTRSPNGLALHTVAAPLGSSGLHALASRRAGGATSLLGDVWVLAAPIALGLLVIVLLLLQRWRQKRAGRDWAETEHRFRVAVEAARCGVWEWDLELEEVVISDYMATLLGLPQGGVVAAEDVFAQVHPKYREIVQHALSQAATFGAFETTFPVTGPDGTVRWIDARGQARGARTEEGFASILGVALDITEARRAKAHAQAAESRLRDGIESVSDAFALFDRQGRLILCNQAFKDAFGLQPEMTRRGASKDELNRIAALAIKCEHPASSDRAGVHEVELHDGRWLQLSERFTSDGGAVVTATDLTTIKRQEAETQRAAASLRATVDQLESSQEKLSLLARKYEIAMTRAEAANQAKSEFLANMSHELRTPLNAINGFSEIMAGEMFGPVGDARYKGYAGDILKSGQHLLSLINDILDMAKIEAGKMTLHYEKVSLKEVCEDALRLMRGKAEEAGLTLVLDAPDLPDIDADQRGMKQVMLNLISNAIKFTPEGGSVTVSVREIERGRQKVSVADTGIGIAAEDLGRLARPFEQVEGQHSKTTQGTGLGLALTKSLIEMHHGLMTMDSEPGSGTVVSFDLPVMRPAELTIDQARAA; via the coding sequence TTGCGGGGCACGGAGCGCCGCTATCAGGGAGCAGGCCGCCGGGCTTCGGACGCCGGTGGCGGAACGCTGGCCGGATGGATCCGCGTCGGTGTCCTGACCCTGGCCCTGTGCGTCGCTGCCTATGTCCTGCTGGTCGCGCGAGAGACGGCCCGGCCCGAGCGTGAGCTGGAGACGTTGCGCGCCCGCGTCATCGCCGACGACGCCCGGCTGTTCGCCGCCGAGATGGACGCCCGGCTTCGGGCGACCGATGCGGCGATGACGGCCGGGGCCGTGGCTCTGCGCGCCCGTCCGACCCGCCCGCTGGACGCCATCGAGGCGGCCCGCGTGCTGGCCCCCGAAACCGCCTTCGCCGTCATGTCCCCGACCGGCGAGACCCTGGCCGCCGCGGGCGCACCGGGCGGGGCCTTTGTCCAGACCGGCACCACACCGGCATCGGCACCGCCCGCACTCGGCGTCGCGACCGACGGCAAAGCCCTGGTGCAGCGCTCGGCGGGCAACGGCAACCGGATGGCCGCGCGGATTCCCTTGACCGCTCCGGCCGGATCTGGGGGCGAGGACGGGGTCTCCCTGTCGCTGGCCCTGGCCGGAGGTCAGGTCGTCCCGGTCGCCGGGGTCGATCATCCCGCGATCGATGGCTCGACCCTGTCCGCAGCCACCGGGTCGATCGATACGCGCAGTCCGAACGGCCTCGCCCTGCACACCGTCGCCGCTCCGCTCGGGTCCAGCGGTCTTCACGCCCTGGCCTCGCGTCGTGCCGGAGGGGCCACCAGCCTGCTGGGCGACGTCTGGGTCCTGGCCGCCCCCATCGCCCTCGGCCTACTGGTGATCGTCCTTCTGCTGTTGCAACGCTGGCGACAGAAGCGCGCCGGTCGCGACTGGGCCGAGACCGAGCACCGGTTTCGCGTCGCCGTCGAGGCGGCGCGTTGCGGCGTATGGGAATGGGATCTCGAGCTCGAGGAGGTGGTGATCTCCGACTATATGGCGACCCTGCTGGGCCTGCCCCAGGGCGGGGTGGTCGCGGCCGAGGATGTGTTCGCCCAGGTCCATCCCAAATACCGCGAGATCGTCCAGCATGCCCTGAGCCAGGCCGCGACCTTCGGCGCCTTCGAGACCACCTTCCCCGTCACCGGCCCCGACGGGACCGTGCGCTGGATCGACGCCCGGGGCCAGGCGCGCGGGGCCCGCACCGAGGAAGGGTTCGCATCGATCCTGGGCGTCGCCCTCGACATCACCGAGGCCCGCCGCGCCAAGGCCCATGCCCAGGCCGCCGAGAGCCGGCTGCGCGACGGGATCGAGAGCGTGTCCGACGCCTTTGCCCTGTTCGACCGCCAGGGCCGGCTGATCCTGTGCAACCAGGCCTTCAAGGACGCCTTCGGCCTCCAGCCCGAGATGACCCGGCGCGGCGCCTCCAAGGACGAGCTGAACCGGATCGCGGCCCTGGCCATCAAATGCGAACACCCGGCCTCCAGCGACCGGGCCGGGGTGCATGAGGTCGAGCTGCACGACGGCCGCTGGCTTCAGCTGTCGGAGCGGTTCACCTCGGACGGCGGGGCGGTGGTCACCGCCACCGACCTGACCACCATCAAGCGCCAGGAGGCCGAAACCCAGCGCGCCGCCGCCTCCCTGCGCGCCACGGTCGACCAGCTGGAATCGAGCCAGGAAAAACTCAGCCTGCTGGCCCGCAAATACGAGATCGCCATGACCCGCGCCGAGGCCGCCAACCAGGCCAAGTCCGAGTTCCTGGCCAATATGAGCCACGAGTTGCGCACCCCCCTGAACGCCATCAACGGCTTCTCGGAGATCATGGCCGGCGAGATGTTCGGCCCCGTCGGCGACGCCCGCTACAAGGGCTATGCGGGCGACATCCTGAAGTCGGGCCAGCATCTGCTCAGCCTGATCAACGACATCCTCGACATGGCCAAGATCGAGGCCGGCAAGATGACCCTGCACTACGAAAAGGTGTCGCTGAAGGAGGTCTGCGAGGACGCGCTCAGGCTGATGCGCGGCAAGGCCGAGGAAGCGGGCCTGACCCTGGTGCTGGACGCGCCCGACCTGCCCGACATCGACGCCGACCAGCGCGGGATGAAGCAGGTGATGCTGAACCTGATCTCCAACGCCATCAAATTCACGCCCGAGGGCGGGTCGGTCACCGTCTCGGTGCGCGAGATCGAACGCGGCCGCCAGAAGGTCTCGGTCGCCGACACCGGCATCGGCATCGCCGCCGAGGACCTGGGCCGGCTGGCCCGCCCGTTCGAACAGGTCGAGGGCCAGCATTCCAAGACCACCCAGGGCACCGGACTGGGCCTGGCCCTGACCAAGTCCCTGATCGAGATGCACCACGGCCTGATGACCATGGACAGCGAACCCGGCAGCGGCACGGTGGTCAGCTTCGACCTGCCGGTGATGCGCCCCGCCGAGCTCACGATCGACCAGGCCCGCGCGGCGTAA
- a CDS encoding dienelactone hydrolase family protein, whose protein sequence is MDTLSQRWAKLLPNTIVVGPDDARPRPAVILFHGCGGMRPHLPLYAAAAKAAGWRAFIVDSYAPRGWGRMFALSMVCTGATLRGHDRGGDVLAAIQGVSARADVDASKIAVAGWSHGGWGIMELLAAPRTRPGELGVADTGSASLAGLKGAWLAYPYVGFMATARARPWRHKPRTEVVIARSDHLTTVRNAERIFADHRNQGARIETWIAEGTHSFDEPTGAMPMRHDPALTQVAVGRFEAFLRGL, encoded by the coding sequence ATGGACACCCTCTCCCAACGCTGGGCCAAGCTCTTGCCCAACACCATCGTCGTCGGGCCCGACGACGCCCGCCCTCGACCGGCGGTGATCCTGTTCCACGGCTGCGGCGGGATGCGGCCGCATCTGCCGCTCTATGCGGCGGCGGCCAAGGCGGCCGGGTGGCGGGCCTTCATCGTCGACAGCTACGCGCCGCGCGGCTGGGGCCGCATGTTCGCCCTGTCCATGGTCTGCACCGGCGCGACCCTGAGGGGCCATGACCGGGGCGGCGATGTGCTGGCGGCGATCCAGGGCGTCTCGGCCCGCGCGGACGTCGATGCGAGCAAGATCGCCGTCGCGGGCTGGAGCCACGGCGGCTGGGGCATCATGGAACTGTTGGCCGCCCCCCGGACCCGGCCCGGCGAACTGGGCGTCGCCGACACCGGGTCGGCCTCGCTGGCGGGACTGAAGGGGGCCTGGCTGGCCTACCCCTATGTGGGCTTCATGGCGACGGCCCGCGCCCGGCCGTGGCGGCACAAGCCCCGCACCGAGGTGGTCATCGCGCGCAGCGACCACCTGACCACGGTGCGCAACGCCGAACGCATCTTCGCCGATCACCGCAATCAGGGTGCCCGTATCGAAACCTGGATCGCCGAGGGCACCCACTCCTTCGACGAACCGACCGGGGCCATGCCCATGCGCCATGACCCCGCCCTGACCCAGGTTGCGGTGGGCCGGTTCGAGGCCTTCCTGCGGGGGCTCTAG